A region of Candidatus Bathyarchaeota archaeon DNA encodes the following proteins:
- a CDS encoding DUF790 family protein, translating into MLPSDLLIVTRWRDNIRPKYSRLGDADVSLASEVIQIYRRGVGLKRGEVRERVLELEEACGRYKFVRGLALLVERRCDFTLEAAVNPLEARHTLFALAASRGHPTTEEERRNLLDEAARMLGVSAEQLESSLYADLDSEAVLKAAPDVDAFELLKEYNLSQTQTLLFFATEISFSASGNWQRIFRAIKYHGLMYSMMRNGDLFTVKLEGPVSLLKLTRRYGAAIAKVFPEIVRGRPWRVEAKILKGNRILNFFIDSVRFGGLFPDAAPQEAFDSQVEEDFLRQFKALGTNWNVRREAEPVEAGSSVLIPDFVFTLGKTRVFMEVVGFWTRDYLRRKLEKLSEVKGSPFIVAVNEELACDKIARLQNPGIHLIYYRGRIPVKAVLDALAPYARSELDSQAAGLRITVEDSIVPLERLAEKHGVTVEAVKRAAANVESHVLIGDVLVDKRLISQVREVLKSNVGDGAPLTRVLDAISQFNLPDPIAAITYCGFQVVWHDLLPENAIVKPSP; encoded by the coding sequence ATGCTCCCCTCCGATCTCCTCATCGTCACCCGCTGGCGCGACAACATTAGGCCGAAGTACTCTAGGCTCGGCGACGCCGACGTTTCGCTGGCCAGCGAGGTCATACAGATATACAGGCGGGGCGTTGGCCTGAAGAGGGGTGAAGTAAGGGAGAGGGTTCTTGAGCTTGAGGAGGCGTGCGGCAGATACAAGTTTGTAAGGGGGCTAGCGTTGCTTGTTGAACGCAGATGCGACTTCACGCTTGAGGCGGCCGTCAACCCCCTCGAGGCGAGGCACACCCTATTCGCGTTGGCAGCCTCAAGGGGGCATCCGACAACCGAGGAGGAGAGGAGGAATCTTTTGGATGAAGCTGCAAGGATGCTGGGCGTTTCAGCGGAACAGCTTGAATCTTCCCTCTACGCGGACCTGGACTCCGAAGCCGTCTTGAAGGCGGCCCCAGACGTTGACGCTTTCGAGCTGCTGAAGGAGTACAACCTGAGCCAAACGCAGACGCTGCTGTTCTTTGCAACCGAGATATCCTTTTCAGCGTCTGGAAACTGGCAGAGGATTTTCAGGGCGATAAAATATCACGGGCTGATGTATTCGATGATGAGAAACGGGGATCTGTTCACAGTCAAGCTTGAGGGACCTGTTTCGCTTCTAAAGCTGACTAGGCGGTATGGAGCGGCGATCGCGAAGGTTTTCCCCGAAATCGTTAGAGGAAGGCCATGGAGGGTTGAGGCGAAAATATTGAAGGGGAACAGAATCCTCAACTTCTTCATTGACAGCGTAAGGTTTGGAGGACTGTTTCCCGACGCGGCTCCGCAGGAGGCTTTCGACAGCCAAGTGGAGGAGGACTTTCTGCGCCAGTTCAAGGCCCTTGGCACAAACTGGAACGTTAGACGCGAGGCTGAACCGGTTGAGGCGGGCTCGTCGGTGCTTATTCCGGACTTCGTGTTTACGCTTGGCAAAACCCGCGTCTTCATGGAGGTTGTCGGCTTCTGGACGAGGGATTACTTGCGCCGGAAGCTTGAGAAGCTTTCAGAGGTCAAGGGCTCCCCATTCATAGTTGCAGTTAACGAGGAGCTTGCATGCGACAAGATTGCGAGGCTCCAGAACCCGGGGATTCACCTGATATATTACAGGGGAAGGATACCGGTGAAGGCGGTTTTAGATGCGCTTGCGCCGTACGCCAGAAGCGAGCTGGACTCCCAGGCTGCAGGCCTCAGGATAACTGTAGAAGATTCCATCGTGCCGCTTGAGAGGCTGGCTGAAAAGCACGGCGTGACGGTTGAGGCGGTCAAAAGGGCTGCGGCGAACGTTGAAAGCCACGTCCTCATAGGCGACGTGCTCGTGGATAAGAGGCTCATAAGCCAAGTTAGAGAAGTTTTGAAGTCCAACGTCGGCGACGGAGCACCCCTTACAAGGGTTCTCGACGCCATTTCCCAATTCAACCTTCCAGACCCCATCGCTGCGATAACGTACTGCGGCTTTCAGGTTGTTTGGCACGACCTCCTTCCGGAGAACGCAATCGTTAAACCCTCACCTTAA
- a CDS encoding CBS domain-containing protein: MQPKNHKLIAFNDLERMIIQQGFCTVCGACEAACPIHAIKVEHEKPQRLYDCSEHIDTCPICYDICPHTDALIYEALRFVADAPKRRENLGYYREILLAQAANPSIRAATKSGGVVNALLNFAISEKIIDGAITSKASPATSLKAKPSISLAPDDMLSAVGSKIVPSAVAQAYGRAVFEHGKTHIAFVGIPCHVLGLRKLEAWQHKIIDGLEIIIGLFCLWGFSLSTVLEFLLDEYHIAVNEIQSVDLSADAYIVNMENRQIRVPISKVKSHILNRCKTCVDFTSEYADLSIGGASPLKEWSIVIIRTRKGEEFFNKALTSGIIITKNVEEEPQALAHLIQLAAHKRKSALQEMKTMRERGVYVPATAELFVRPRPSEFSLLERVNVEQIMTKNVVTLPPTLTISQFFKKIAEHHHIGFPVINESGKIIGIVTLQDAMKIPEEKRNNVSIGEIYTKKLITIYPNNSVAEALEKMDKHNVGRLLVFDKNDKLVGILTRSDIMHLIRKTLY; this comes from the coding sequence GTGCAGCCAAAGAACCATAAACTCATAGCGTTTAACGATTTGGAACGCATGATAATACAGCAGGGTTTTTGCACAGTATGCGGCGCATGCGAAGCTGCATGCCCTATCCATGCAATAAAAGTGGAACACGAAAAACCCCAGAGACTTTACGATTGCTCTGAACATATAGATACATGCCCAATTTGCTACGACATTTGCCCCCATACTGACGCACTTATCTATGAAGCATTAAGGTTTGTTGCTGACGCACCGAAAAGAAGAGAAAACTTGGGTTACTACAGAGAAATTCTGCTTGCGCAGGCCGCTAATCCAAGCATAAGAGCTGCAACAAAAAGTGGAGGAGTCGTAAACGCGCTTCTTAATTTTGCCATCAGTGAAAAGATAATTGATGGCGCCATAACTTCAAAAGCATCACCTGCAACATCCTTAAAGGCTAAGCCTTCCATAAGTCTTGCGCCGGACGATATGCTCTCCGCTGTCGGCTCTAAAATTGTGCCTTCAGCCGTTGCACAAGCTTATGGACGTGCGGTTTTTGAACATGGCAAAACACATATAGCCTTCGTGGGCATACCATGCCACGTTCTCGGACTTCGAAAACTTGAAGCATGGCAACATAAAATTATAGATGGTTTAGAGATAATTATAGGGCTTTTTTGTCTATGGGGTTTTTCATTAAGCACAGTGCTGGAATTTCTCTTAGATGAGTACCATATTGCTGTTAATGAAATTCAAAGTGTCGATTTGTCTGCAGATGCATACATTGTAAACATGGAAAATCGTCAAATTCGAGTCCCCATCTCCAAAGTTAAATCTCATATCCTAAACCGTTGCAAAACATGTGTAGACTTCACCTCAGAATACGCTGATTTAAGCATTGGCGGGGCAAGCCCATTAAAAGAATGGTCAATTGTAATTATCAGAACTAGAAAAGGTGAAGAGTTCTTTAACAAAGCTTTAACCAGCGGCATCATAATAACTAAGAATGTAGAAGAGGAACCACAAGCATTAGCTCACCTAATTCAATTGGCAGCACACAAAAGAAAAAGCGCGTTGCAAGAAATGAAAACTATGAGAGAAAGAGGAGTATACGTTCCAGCAACCGCGGAACTCTTTGTTAGACCCAGACCAAGCGAATTCAGCCTCTTAGAAAGGGTTAACGTGGAACAAATTATGACAAAAAACGTGGTAACGTTGCCTCCAACCCTAACTATCAGCCAGTTTTTCAAAAAAATAGCTGAACATCACCATATAGGTTTTCCGGTAATAAACGAATCAGGCAAAATCATAGGAATAGTCACACTGCAAGATGCAATGAAAATTCCAGAAGAAAAGCGAAACAACGTTTCTATAGGTGAAATCTACACAAAGAAACTGATAACAATTTACCCCAACAACTCTGTAGCCGAAGCCCTCGAAAAAATGGATAAACATAACGTTGGCAGACTTCTAGTGTTTGACAAAAATGACAAATTAGTAGGAATATTAACGAGAAGTGACATAATGCACTTAATAAGGAAAACCTTATATTAA
- a CDS encoding NADH-quinone oxidoreductase subunit N, protein MIELLDASLPIIAFVLFSLLTIPVVKITRKKGSAKNVLILCWFLTIFVIAGLTVANLALKYYAEPSPQPFINLSLIEGSSTIFSSMFLVDAVSVYMAIIFTGVGAVVTVYSLFSIGSDEGLSERYYAVMLMIIGCVIGTALAGDLLTLFIFWEATAAGSSFLMLYQKTTKSLHATLKYLTMIIIASAFIIYGLSVIYALTGSLNFWEVKHALASLADKHLIEIAFIFIAAGYSIEAAVVPFHMWLPDAYTAAPAPSSAFLSALVDQASYYVLLRVLIYILTPPTVLPWTFMFAVLSALTMIVGNLLALTEKNVKRLIAYICIADVGYNLVAITSVTSLGIIGNLYFFLAGGITTALAFMIVGIFNSMGFKNLEDFSGVGKRMPLTSLALILAAFSFAGVPVFAGFIAKYLVFTSAIGANMSWLAVIGVLTSVIQAAYLLRLINYMYAKKPKEESKVKEPKKLLIPIFILAVSIVVLGIYPNIVLNLIEPVIKQLQFMP, encoded by the coding sequence ATGATAGAGCTTTTGGATGCATCTTTACCAATAATCGCCTTCGTTTTGTTTTCTCTTTTAACGATTCCGGTTGTTAAAATTACTCGTAAAAAAGGAAGCGCGAAAAATGTTTTGATTCTTTGTTGGTTCTTAACAATTTTCGTTATTGCCGGTCTGACTGTGGCGAACCTTGCACTGAAATATTATGCTGAACCATCCCCTCAGCCTTTTATAAACCTGTCACTAATTGAAGGTTCTTCAACTATTTTCTCCAGCATGTTTTTGGTGGATGCGGTGTCAGTTTACATGGCGATAATTTTCACGGGCGTAGGCGCAGTTGTTACCGTATACAGCCTCTTTTCCATAGGTTCTGATGAGGGGCTTTCAGAACGCTATTACGCTGTTATGTTGATGATTATTGGCTGCGTTATAGGAACAGCCCTTGCTGGCGATTTATTAACGCTCTTCATTTTTTGGGAAGCAACAGCCGCCGGCTCAAGCTTCTTAATGCTATACCAAAAAACAACAAAGTCACTGCATGCCACGCTAAAGTATCTGACCATGATAATAATAGCTTCAGCTTTCATAATTTATGGACTTTCAGTGATTTACGCCCTTACAGGTTCGCTTAATTTTTGGGAGGTAAAACATGCATTGGCTTCTCTTGCGGATAAGCACTTAATCGAGATAGCATTTATTTTTATTGCAGCAGGCTACTCGATAGAAGCAGCTGTTGTGCCATTCCACATGTGGCTTCCAGACGCTTACACGGCAGCCCCAGCCCCTTCCTCAGCGTTTCTATCGGCGCTTGTTGATCAAGCAAGCTACTATGTACTGCTTAGGGTGCTAATTTACATTTTAACGCCTCCAACAGTTCTGCCATGGACGTTTATGTTTGCAGTTCTCTCAGCATTAACTATGATTGTGGGCAACTTGCTTGCACTGACGGAAAAAAACGTTAAACGTTTAATAGCGTATATTTGCATTGCAGACGTAGGCTACAATCTTGTGGCAATAACAAGCGTGACATCACTCGGCATAATAGGGAACCTCTACTTTTTCCTTGCTGGTGGAATAACAACAGCCCTTGCATTTATGATCGTTGGAATCTTCAACAGCATGGGATTTAAAAACTTAGAGGATTTTTCTGGAGTAGGTAAAAGAATGCCGCTTACGAGTTTAGCCCTAATTTTAGCTGCTTTCTCATTCGCCGGAGTCCCGGTGTTTGCTGGTTTTATAGCAAAATACTTAGTGTTCACATCTGCCATAGGGGCAAACATGAGTTGGCTAGCCGTCATAGGTGTCTTGACCAGCGTAATCCAAGCTGCTTACTTGTTAAGGCTAATTAATTACATGTATGCTAAAAAACCAAAAGAGGAAAGCAAGGTCAAAGAACCAAAAAAGCTGCTTATACCAATTTTCATTCTTGCCGTTTCAATAGTTGTTTTAGGCATTTACCCAAATATAGTTTTAAATCTTATAGAGCCGGTCATAAAGCAATTACAGTTTATGCCCTAA
- a CDS encoding NADH-quinone oxidoreductase subunit M, whose protein sequence is MQNTLLLTIILPALAVPFVYFLGKKSPKSAAFLIALLCLINIAIFSTTVPTILNGANHKYIESYYWIPVLHASLTLFVDGISLSMAIITLILILTAALFSINYMQEKKGLAEYYTLLTMLSIGLVGVFITSNLMLFYFCWELMLLPSYFIIGGWGYREPYKAAFKFFIFTHAGAVFVLLGIGAIFMVTGDLDMFQAQTALMTANPELAKWILLSLTVGFAVKMAAVPVHMWLPDAHSEAPAPMSALLSGVIISAGAYAILRVSLGTVFPAVMATGFGNMFLHGLTTFGIISAFFGSLIALVETDIKRIIAYSSIAHMGYVLFGLSLFPFQEPVTGTVLHLVNHAVSKGLFFLSAGAVMKQLEVRDIREMGGLAGKMPITATVSTIAALSIAGIPPFACFMSEFLIFVGAFQTIKIDNFYLIPTALMLVATVLSLAYALRFLSHVFLGETKHEKISDAPPYMKLAMIILAVLTVILGVWPTFFIQLISSVSFV, encoded by the coding sequence ATGCAAAACACACTTTTATTAACAATAATTTTGCCCGCATTGGCTGTTCCATTCGTTTATTTTTTAGGCAAAAAATCTCCTAAAAGTGCAGCCTTCCTAATAGCCTTACTATGCCTAATCAACATCGCAATTTTCTCTACAACTGTACCGACAATCCTAAACGGCGCAAACCACAAGTATATCGAATCTTACTACTGGATTCCGGTTCTCCACGCTTCACTCACACTTTTTGTTGATGGAATAAGCCTCTCAATGGCAATCATAACTCTAATACTCATTTTGACAGCGGCGCTCTTCTCAATAAATTACATGCAAGAGAAGAAGGGACTAGCTGAATACTACACTCTCTTGACAATGCTCTCAATAGGACTCGTCGGCGTCTTCATAACATCAAACCTCATGCTATTTTACTTCTGCTGGGAACTAATGCTTCTACCATCATACTTCATAATAGGCGGATGGGGCTACAGAGAACCATACAAAGCAGCCTTCAAATTCTTCATATTCACCCACGCGGGTGCAGTCTTCGTCTTATTGGGCATAGGCGCAATATTCATGGTCACAGGCGACTTGGACATGTTCCAGGCGCAAACTGCGCTAATGACAGCTAATCCAGAACTCGCCAAATGGATATTGCTATCTTTAACAGTTGGTTTCGCAGTTAAGATGGCTGCAGTTCCAGTTCACATGTGGTTGCCCGACGCACATTCCGAGGCACCTGCACCCATGTCTGCATTATTAAGCGGCGTAATAATCAGCGCTGGTGCTTACGCAATACTACGTGTATCTCTAGGGACAGTTTTTCCAGCAGTTATGGCAACAGGTTTTGGAAACATGTTCCTACATGGATTAACTACTTTTGGAATAATATCAGCCTTTTTCGGCTCCTTAATCGCCTTGGTGGAAACTGACATAAAACGGATAATCGCCTATTCTAGCATAGCCCACATGGGCTATGTTCTCTTTGGGCTTTCACTCTTTCCATTCCAAGAACCCGTCACAGGTACAGTCTTACACCTTGTGAATCATGCTGTAAGTAAAGGCTTATTCTTTTTGTCGGCGGGCGCTGTTATGAAACAGCTTGAGGTTCGCGATATACGTGAAATGGGCGGGCTTGCGGGAAAAATGCCAATTACAGCTACGGTTTCTACAATAGCAGCGTTAAGTATTGCGGGAATACCACCATTTGCATGTTTCATGAGCGAATTTTTGATATTTGTTGGAGCATTTCAAACAATCAAAATTGACAACTTTTATCTCATTCCAACAGCACTGATGCTTGTAGCCACAGTTTTGTCTCTAGCCTACGCTTTAAGATTTTTAAGCCACGTCTTCCTTGGCGAAACAAAACACGAAAAAATTTCCGATGCTCCCCCCTATATGAAGTTAGCCATGATTATTCTAGCCGTGCTCACAGTTATCCTTGGAGTATGGCCCACGTTCTTCATACAACTAATCTCAAGCGTAAGCTTTGTCTAG
- a CDS encoding NADH-quinone oxidoreductase subunit L, translated as MNLFPYAPWLVWAFPIVSGLLVPLIARFNKKARDYFAVTVCLITVAFAFSMVPDLYYNAFGDSSLTTSWISSLSISAGVYVDPLSVLLACLVTFFGLVITVYSLGYMAGEEGLTRYYFFMLLFIGSMTGLVMSDNFLQMFIFWEMVGLCSYSLISFWYKRPETVRSATKVFLMTRVGDACLLAGICILYVNLGSFSFSYIINNIGNVPMPYLTAAAFLMLAGAVAKSAQLPLHTWLYSAMEAPTSVSALLHSATMVKAGVYLIARLMLLFGALTALIPMWLPSILWIGTITAFIGATLALSTTDIKGVAAYSTISQIGFMFAALGTASSASSAGWFASLLHLVSHAFFQGLDFLLIGGIIHATKTRDMRLIGGLRKAMPITFAFGIIVLLARAGIPPFISFFSKELIFQSVLSSGNLHAALILYFSTAITFAYTLRVVTLVYLREKSEYLSQIHVHEAPKIMLFSSGVLAVFCVIFVLFGNEISQFMHANVEIGLGEVFNPSTLIFLFTLLMGGFPVYLTYYRKLSLPEQIRPLRGSINKVLENGYFFDALYEKVIPRGVWLLSSSLKRAESSFFGRLPQFIANGIIRFFRIFYEHVEKSFFNRLPYLFANGVMNVAHGTRKYLDILADELLYIATNKTLASASKIRRVRSGSLEHYVAAALIGFLIILILMIVTMLR; from the coding sequence GTGAATTTGTTTCCATATGCGCCTTGGCTCGTTTGGGCATTTCCAATTGTTTCCGGTCTACTGGTCCCATTAATTGCACGTTTCAACAAGAAGGCTAGAGATTACTTCGCCGTAACCGTGTGTTTAATCACTGTAGCATTCGCTTTTTCCATGGTTCCAGACCTTTACTATAACGCTTTTGGAGATTCCAGTTTAACAACATCTTGGATTTCATCATTAAGTATCAGTGCAGGCGTATACGTTGATCCGTTAAGCGTTTTGCTTGCATGTCTGGTTACGTTCTTCGGTCTTGTGATAACAGTTTATTCTTTGGGTTACATGGCTGGCGAGGAAGGCTTAACACGATATTACTTTTTCATGCTTCTCTTTATAGGCTCGATGACAGGTTTGGTTATGTCGGACAATTTCCTTCAAATGTTCATATTCTGGGAGATGGTTGGACTCTGTTCCTATTCGCTTATTTCCTTCTGGTATAAACGCCCCGAGACAGTTCGTTCAGCCACCAAAGTTTTCCTCATGACTCGTGTAGGCGACGCTTGCCTCTTAGCGGGAATATGCATCCTCTACGTAAACTTGGGCTCATTCTCCTTCTCTTACATTATAAATAACATAGGAAATGTGCCAATGCCATATCTAACAGCAGCAGCCTTTCTAATGCTCGCCGGAGCTGTCGCAAAGTCGGCTCAGCTTCCGCTTCACACATGGCTTTACAGCGCCATGGAAGCACCTACATCCGTAAGTGCGCTTCTGCACTCTGCGACAATGGTTAAAGCAGGAGTTTACTTGATTGCCAGATTAATGCTCTTGTTTGGCGCTTTAACGGCTTTAATTCCCATGTGGTTGCCATCAATCCTCTGGATTGGCACAATAACAGCGTTTATCGGCGCTACTCTGGCTTTATCCACAACAGACATTAAAGGTGTAGCTGCTTATTCCACAATAAGTCAGATAGGTTTCATGTTTGCAGCTTTAGGCACAGCATCCTCCGCTTCATCGGCTGGCTGGTTTGCAAGCTTACTTCACCTAGTAAGTCATGCGTTCTTCCAAGGTCTCGACTTTCTTTTGATAGGCGGAATCATCCATGCAACAAAAACACGCGATATGCGATTGATTGGAGGATTAAGAAAGGCAATGCCTATAACATTTGCATTCGGCATTATTGTATTGTTAGCTCGCGCTGGAATACCTCCATTCATAAGCTTTTTCAGCAAAGAACTAATCTTCCAAAGCGTTCTATCGTCAGGAAACTTGCATGCCGCGCTCATACTTTATTTTTCCACAGCAATTACGTTTGCCTACACGCTACGGGTTGTCACACTTGTATATTTGAGGGAGAAATCAGAGTATTTGAGTCAGATTCACGTGCATGAAGCGCCAAAAATAATGCTTTTCTCATCTGGAGTTCTCGCAGTTTTCTGCGTTATATTTGTCTTGTTTGGAAATGAAATTTCACAATTCATGCATGCTAATGTGGAAATAGGCTTAGGTGAAGTGTTTAACCCGTCAACTTTGATTTTTCTCTTCACACTTCTGATGGGAGGATTTCCGGTGTACCTTACATACTATAGGAAACTCTCGTTGCCAGAACAAATAAGGCCGTTGCGAGGTTCCATAAACAAAGTTTTGGAGAACGGTTACTTCTTTGACGCTCTATATGAAAAGGTAATTCCTCGTGGGGTCTGGCTGCTTTCATCAAGTCTTAAGCGTGCGGAATCATCCTTTTTTGGACGGTTACCCCAATTTATCGCCAATGGTATTATACGATTTTTCAGAATTTTTTATGAGCATGTTGAAAAATCCTTCTTTAATCGTCTGCCTTATCTTTTTGCAAATGGAGTTATGAATGTGGCTCATGGAACCCGGAAGTATTTAGACATTCTTGCCGACGAACTTTTATATATTGCAACTAACAAGACTCTGGCTTCAGCATCTAAAATAAGAAGAGTGCGGTCTGGCTCCTTAGAACATTATGTGGCAGCAGCCCTAATCGGCTTTTTAATAATCCTTATACTCATGATAGTTACAATGCTAAGATAA